One genomic segment of Helianthus annuus cultivar XRQ/B chromosome 14, HanXRQr2.0-SUNRISE, whole genome shotgun sequence includes these proteins:
- the LOC110904277 gene encoding cell division cycle protein 48 homolog, with product MTEPSSSDPKAQPSQKKDFSTAILERKKSPNRLVVDEAVNDDNSVVAMHPATMEKLQLFRGDTILIKGKKRKDTVCIALADETCDEPKIRMNKVVRTNLRIRLGDVVSVHQCPDVKYGKRIHVLPLDDTIEGVTGDLFDTFLKPYFLEAYRPVRKGDHFLVRGGMRSIEFKVIETDPGEYCVVAPDTEIFCEGEPIKRDDEDRLDEVGYDDVGGVRKQMAQIRELVELPLRHPQLFKSIGVKPPKGILLYGPPGSGKTLIARAVANETGAFFFLINGPEIMSKLAGESESNLRKAFEEAEKNAPSIIFIDEIDSIAPKREKTNGEVERRIVSQLLTLMDGLKSRAHVIVMGATNRPNSIDPALRRFGRFDREIDIGVPDEVGRLEVLRIHTKNMKLSEDVDLEKISKETHGYVGADLAALCTEAALQCIREKMDVIDLEDESIDAEILNSMAVTNEHFSTALGTSNPSALRETVVEVPNVSWEDIGGLENVKRELQETVQYPVEHPEKFEKFGMSPSKGVLFYGPPGCGKTLLAKAIANECQANFISIKGPELLTMWFGESEANVREIFDKARGSAPCVLFFDELDSIATQRGSSSGDAGGAADRVLNQLLTEMDGMSAKKTVFIIGATNRPDIIDPALLRPGRLDQLIYIPLPDEDSRYAIFKAAMRKSPVSKDVDLRALARYTQGFSGADITEICQRACKYAIRENIEKDIERERKRSENPDSMDEDDDDVAEIKAAHFEESMKYARRSVSDADIRKYQAFAQTLQQSRGFGSEFRFSETSGGAANASDPFAASGGGADDDDLYS from the exons ATGACGGAACCCTCTTCTTCCGATCC GAAAGCTCAGCCGTCGCAGAAAAAGGACTTTTCAACAGCTATCTTGGAGCGCAAGAAATCTCCGAATCGCCTTGTTGTTGACGAAGCTGTCAATGACGATAACTCCGTCGTCGCTATGCACCCTGCCACTATGGAGAAATTGCAGCTTTTCCGTGGTGATACCATTCTCATCAAG GGCAAGAAACGAAAAGACACAGTCTGCATTGCCCTTGCTGATGAAACATGTGATGAACCGAAAATCAGAATGAACAAGGTTGTTAGGACTAACTTAAGAATCCGTCTCGGTGATGTTGTGTCAGTACATCAGTGTCCAGATGTCAAGTATGGAAAACGCATACACGTTCTTCCACTTGATGACACCATCGAAGGTGTCACGGGAGACTTATTTGATACATTTCTGAAAC CTTACTTCTTGGAGGCATATAGACCTGTAAGGAAAGGGGATCATTTTCTCGTTAGAGGAGGGATGCGCAGCATCGAATTCAAAGTAATCGAAACCGATCCAGGGGAATATTGTGTTGTCGCTCCCGACACTGAGATCTTTTGTGAAGGTGAGCCGATTAAGAGAGACGACGAGGATAGATTGGATGAGGTGGGCTATGATGATGTAGGCGGTGTCAGGAAACAAATGGCACAGATTCGTGAATTGGTGGAACTACCGTTAAGACACCCGCAACTTTTCAAGTCAATAGGAGTCAAACCCCCGAAAGGAATCTTGCTCTATGGACCTCCTGGTTCCGGAAAGACACTGATAGCAAGAGCCGTTGCTAACGAAACCGGAGCTTTCTTTTTCTTAATCAACGGTCCAGAAATCATGTCGAAATTGGCTGGAGAAAGTGAAAGCAATCTCCGAAAGGCGTTTGAGGAGGCCGAGAAGAACGCGCCATCGATTATTTTCATTGATGAGATAGATTCTATAGCTCCGAAGAGAGAGAAGACTAACGGTGAAGTTGAAAGAAGGATTGTGTCACAGCTTTTGACACTTATGGATGGGTTAAAATCGCGGGCACATGTTATTGTAATGGGGGCCACAAATCGCCCGAACAGCATTGATCCTGCTCTTAGACGGTTTGGTAGGTTCGATAGGGAAATTGATATTGGTGTCCCGGATGAAGTTGGACGTCTTGAGGTTCTTCGTATCCATACAAAGAACATGAAGCTTTCTGAAGAT GTTGATTTGGAAAAGATATCTAAAGAAACACATGGTTATGTTGGTGCTGATTTGGCTGCTCTTTGCACTGAAGCAGCACTTCAATGCATTAGAGAAAAAATGGATGTTATCGATTTGGAAGATGAATCTATTGACGCTGAGATACTCAACTCTATGGCAGTCACAAATGAACATTTCTCTACTGCTCTTGGAACTAGCAACCCGTCTGCTCTGCGTGAGACC GTTGTTGAGGTTCCAAATGTTAGCTGGGAGGATATTGGAGGCCTTGAGAATGTTAAGCGTGAGCTTCAAGAG ACGGTGCAATATCCGGTGGAGCATCCAGAGAAGTTCGAGAAATTTGGCATGTCACCATCGAAAGGAGTTCTTTTCTACGGTCCTCCTGGATGTGGTAAAACACTGCTGGCAAAAGCTATTGCAAACGAATGCCAAGCAAATTTCATTAGTATCAAAGGACCTGAACTACTAACAATGTGGTTCGGGGAGAGTGAAGCTAATGTTCGCGAGATTTTCGACAAAGCCAGAGGATCTGCACCATGTGTCCTTTTCTTTGATGAACTTGACTCCATTGCAACTCAG AGGGGAAGCAGTTCTGGAGATGCAGGTGGTGCTGCTGACCGGGTTTTGAATCAACTATTGACTGAAATGGACGGAATGTCTGCTAAAAAGACTGTTTTCATAATTGGAGCTACTAACCGACCTGACATTATTGACCCGGCTTTACTTCGACCCGGGCGTCTTGATCAACTAATTTACATTCCACTGCCAGATGAGGACTCACGTTACGCGATTTTTAAGGCTGCAATGAGGAAATCCCCTGTTTCCAAAGATGTTGATTTGAGAGCACTTGCTAGGTACACTCAAGGGTTTAGTGGTGCTGATATTACTGAGATATGTCAACGCGCCTGCAAGTATGCGATCAGAGAGAACATTGAAAAA GATATAGAAAGGGAAAGAAAGAGGAGTGAGAATCCTGATTCCAtggatgaggatgatgatgatgtggcGGAGATAAAGGCGGCTCATTTTGAGGAATCAATGAAGTATGCACGCAGAAGTGTGAGTGACGCTGACATCAGGAAGTACCAGGCGTTTGCTCAGACATTGCAGCAGTCGAGAGGATTTGGGTCTGAATTCCGGTTCTCGGAGACGTCTGGTGGGGCTGCTAATGCGTCTGATCCGTTTGCTGCTTCTGGTGGTGGAGCTGATGATGACGACCTATACAGTTAG